One Hordeum vulgare subsp. vulgare chromosome 4H, MorexV3_pseudomolecules_assembly, whole genome shotgun sequence DNA window includes the following coding sequences:
- the LOC123449250 gene encoding U-box domain-containing protein 75: protein MPQYQELPCGGQVLDIDTALKDGILGCGPEPGDGALGDGGKQPVELRKMMDELDAAGDAGGGDEVVPAVFICPISLEPMVDPVTLCTGQTYERANISRWLALGHRTCPTTMQELWDDALTPNATLRQLIAAWFSRRYTRFKKRSADYHGRAADLVHGLRGTAVPRRHPLKGQARVAALRELRSLASAHQSVTKAIAEAGGVSLLTSLLGPFTSHSVGSEAVAILVSGVPLDGDAKAALMQPAKVSLVVDMLNEGAVDTKINCVRLIRILMEEKGFRPETVASLSLLVGAMRLVRDKRHPDGVAAGLELLNSICAVHRPARSMIVSIGAVQQLVELLPELATECVEPALDILDALASVPEGRTALKDCPRTIPNAVRLLMRVSEACTQRALSMLWVVCRMVPEESAPAALEVGLAAKLLLVIQSGCGPELKQQASELLKLCTVNCTSTVFLAKCKLTKTIQ from the coding sequence ATGCCGCAGTACCAGGAGCTGCCCTGCGGCGGGCAGGTGCTCGACATCGACACCGCGCTCAAGGACGGCATCCTGGGGTGCGGCCCGGAGCCCGGGGACGGGGCGCTCGGGGACGGAGGTAAGCAGCCGGTGGAGCTGCGGAAGATGATGGACGAGCTGGACGCGGCCGGGGACGCCGGCGGCGGGGACGAGGTCGTGCCGGCCGTCTTCATCTGCCCGATCTCCCTGGAGCCCATGGTGGATCCGGTCACGCTCTGCACCGGCCAGACGTACGAGCGCGCCAACATCTCCCGGTGGCTGGCGTTGGGCCACAGGACCTGCCCGACCACGATGCAGGAGCTCTGGGACGACGCGCTCACCCCCAACGCCACGCTCCGCCAGCTCATCGCCGCCTGGTTCTCCCGCCGGTACACCCGCTTCAAGAAGCGCTCGGCAGACTACCACGGCCGCGCCGCGGACCTCGTCCACGGTCTCCGCGGCACGGCCGTCCCGAGGAGGCACCCCCTCAAGGGCCAGGCCCGCGTCGCCGCGCTCCGGGAGTTGCGCTCCCTCGCCTCCGCCCACCAGTCGGTGACCAAGGCCATAGCTGAGGCCGGCGGCGTGTCGTTGCTGACCTCGCTTCTTGGCCCCTTCACGTCTCATTCCGTGGGGTCCGAGGCGGTGGCCATTCTTGTCAGCGGCGTGCCGCTCGACGGCGACGCTAAGGCGGCGCTGATGCAGCCGGCAAAGGTGTCCCTCGTGGTGGACATGCTCAACGAGGGCGCCGTCGACACCAAGATCAACTGCGTCCGCCTCATCCGCATCCTCATGGAGGAGAAAGGCTTCCGGCCGGAGACGGTGGCGAGCCTGAGCCTCTTGGTCGGCGCCATGCGCCTGGTCCGGGACAAGCGGCACCCGGACGGTGTGGCCGCCGGGCTAGAACTGCTCAATTCCATCTGCGCCGTGCACAGGCCGGCCAGGAGCATGATTGTCAGCATTGGTGCGGTGCAGCAGCTGGTGGAGCTGCTGCCGGAGCTGGCGACGGAGTGCGTGGAGCCAGCCCTGGACATCTTGGATGCGCTCGCCTCGGTCCCTGAAGGCAGGACGGCTCTGAAGGATTGCCCGAGGACGATACCCAATGCCGTCCGATTGCTGATGAGGGTGTCCGAGGCCTGCACGCAGCGTGCCCTGTCGATGCTCTGGGTGGTGTGCAGGATGGTGCCCGAGGAGTCTGCACCCGCTGCCCTGGAGGTTGGGCTGGCCGCCAAGCTTCTCCTGGTGATCCAAAGCGGGTGCGGGCCGGAGCTGAAGCAGCAAGCCTCGGAGTTGCTCAAGCTCTGCACCGTGAATTGCACGTCCACCGTCTTCCTCGCGAAATGCAAGCTCACCAAGACAATTCAGTGA